One window of the Bos mutus isolate GX-2022 chromosome X, NWIPB_WYAK_1.1, whole genome shotgun sequence genome contains the following:
- the CETN2 gene encoding centrin-2, which produces MASNFKKANMASTTQRKRMSPKPELTEEQKQEIREAFDLFDADGTGTIDVKELKVAMRALGFEPKKEEIKKMISEIDKEGTGKMNFSDFLTVMTQKMSEKDTKEEILKAFKLFDDDETGKISFKNLKRVAKELGENLSDEELQEMIDEADRDGDGEVNEQEFLRIMKKTSLY; this is translated from the exons ATG GCCTCTAACTTTAAGAAGGCAAACATGGCTTCAACTACCCAGCGAAAAAGGATGAGTCCTAAACCTGAGCTTACCGAAGAGCAGAAACAGGAAATTCGAGAAGCCTTTGATCTGTTTGATGCTGATGGAACTGGGACAATTGATGTTAAGGAACTTAAG GTGGCAATGAGGGCGCTGGGCTTTGAACCGAAAAAAGAAGAGATCAAGAAAATGATAAGTGAAATTGATAAAGAAGGGACAGGAAAAATGAACTTTAGTGACTTTTTAACTGTGATGACTCAGAAAATG TCTGAGAAGGATACCAAAGAAGAAATCCTGAAAGCCTTCAAGCTCTTTGATGATGATGAGACTGGGAAGATATCGTTCAAAAACCTCAAACGTGTGGCCAAGGAGTTGGGTGAGAACCTCTCTGACGAGGAGCTGCAG GAAATGATTGATGAAGCTGATCGAGATGGAGACGGAGAAGTCAATGAGCAGGAGTTCCTGCGCATCATGAAGAAGACGAGCCTTTATTAA